One segment of Gilliamella sp. ESL0441 DNA contains the following:
- a CDS encoding filamentous hemagglutinin N-terminal domain-containing protein, which yields MNKNFYRIIFNKVRGLFVVVSDITKSHQVITDNAKQIKTVHVSPNPIHHVQFCRLKPLVFISYIALGLVSVVNVSYANNIVVDQAASQSQRPNVHNLQNGVTQIDIAAPSNSGVSHNKYNQFDVSKNGVILNNATGRTNTQLAGDINGNKLLQNRAKVILNEVNSPNISQLNGYIEVAGQKAQVIIANPAGITCNGCGFINADRVTLTTGKPIMDNGKLQSYQVDGGRIEINGYGLKNSGQDYTDLIARSVNVNAELWANNEINVITGQAKVSADLSKIEKQGFNNQVDLPEFGLDVSALGGMYAGKIKMVGTENGVGVRNDGKLMASAGTLNLSADGKIINKGTMQSSEGTVLKSQSEIKNLGTITAKNDLNLQSHTLITNEGKLSAKNSLSTNSDEFISIWSGDVKANNIVINAKKAKNVGKMRAYENVTFNASTAENNGNLTAGKQITLKSDNIKNDWQGIINAKNINLNGKNFENYGEVNSAENLVISIENLNNINKLLSDEQLLLKGTNITNSDTGLIKAEDKVSIVAKNIINDGTISSDSVFLGEGEVGKVVNTWRAKINANQLVDIQANQFENSGQIKADNGSMVLQDYMYNQGQITLNNNFNLSIKDFKNDWNGKLASNYMNINKTKSDSTITNYGVINADNLNILNNNVYNYGQLLVNQTLSVVNNTFVNSWQGLIKSDEVDINTRNFENHNELKAGQLLSVNSNNQFYNQGKLFANKQIILKGNEVKNDWKGEIKADLISMDINKLDNYNEINASNSSVIKVKNGYNQGKILASEKLAIKTDNFKNDWKGEINANQIEIKGGNIDNRNFVKANNDFKLNVSSLYNNGQLLAKNKIQLTSRNFHNDWFGWIASETIDLNIDYNFKNYGTLSVNNSISILANLIYNEGKITSDDYIKLTARTLTNDSHGIINAKYIESKLAYINNIGVINGIFVNQ from the coding sequence ATGAATAAGAATTTTTATCGCATCATTTTCAATAAAGTCCGTGGATTGTTTGTCGTTGTATCAGATATAACTAAATCGCATCAAGTCATAACCGACAATGCTAAACAAATCAAAACAGTTCATGTTAGCCCTAATCCAATCCACCACGTTCAGTTTTGCAGATTAAAACCCTTAGTCTTTATATCTTATATTGCATTAGGTTTGGTAAGTGTAGTTAACGTCAGTTATGCTAATAATATCGTTGTTGATCAAGCTGCTAGCCAATCACAGCGTCCTAATGTACACAACTTACAAAATGGTGTAACACAAATTGATATTGCAGCGCCAAGTAATAGTGGTGTCTCTCACAATAAATATAACCAATTTGATGTATCCAAAAATGGCGTCATACTCAATAATGCTACAGGAAGAACCAATACCCAATTAGCTGGCGATATTAATGGTAATAAATTATTACAAAATCGTGCAAAAGTGATTTTAAATGAAGTTAATTCTCCCAATATTAGTCAGTTAAATGGTTATATTGAAGTTGCAGGTCAAAAAGCTCAGGTTATTATCGCCAATCCTGCCGGTATAACCTGTAATGGTTGCGGTTTTATTAATGCTGATAGAGTCACACTAACGACGGGTAAACCCATTATGGATAATGGCAAATTACAGAGTTACCAAGTTGATGGCGGGCGTATTGAAATTAATGGCTATGGTTTAAAAAACTCAGGGCAAGACTACACCGATTTAATTGCACGTAGTGTCAATGTTAATGCAGAATTATGGGCAAATAACGAAATTAATGTTATCACCGGACAAGCTAAAGTAAGTGCTGATTTGAGTAAAATTGAAAAGCAAGGATTTAATAATCAAGTTGATTTGCCTGAGTTTGGATTGGACGTTTCTGCGCTAGGGGGAATGTATGCAGGTAAAATTAAAATGGTCGGTACAGAAAATGGTGTAGGGGTACGAAATGATGGGAAACTGATGGCGAGTGCCGGTACATTGAATCTTTCTGCTGATGGCAAAATTATTAATAAAGGAACGATGCAGTCCTCAGAAGGAACTGTCCTAAAGAGTCAATCTGAAATTAAAAATTTAGGCACAATCACAGCCAAAAATGACCTTAATCTTCAATCCCACACGTTAATTACCAATGAAGGAAAACTGTCTGCAAAAAATTCTCTTTCAACAAATAGTGATGAGTTTATTAGTATTTGGTCAGGTGATGTAAAAGCAAATAACATTGTGATTAATGCTAAGAAAGCAAAAAATGTGGGTAAAATGAGAGCCTATGAAAATGTCACCTTTAATGCTTCAACTGCAGAAAATAATGGCAACTTAACGGCAGGCAAACAAATTACCCTAAAAAGCGATAATATTAAAAATGATTGGCAAGGGATTATTAACGCTAAAAATATTAACTTGAATGGGAAAAATTTTGAAAATTATGGCGAAGTTAATTCTGCTGAAAACCTAGTGATTTCGATAGAAAATTTAAATAATATCAATAAATTACTCTCTGATGAGCAATTGTTGTTAAAAGGAACCAACATTACTAATAGCGATACGGGATTGATCAAAGCTGAGGACAAAGTTTCAATAGTTGCAAAGAACATCATCAATGATGGCACAATCAGTAGTGACTCAGTATTCTTAGGGGAAGGAGAAGTTGGAAAAGTTGTGAATACTTGGCGAGCAAAAATAAATGCTAATCAATTAGTTGATATTCAAGCTAATCAATTTGAGAATTCTGGACAGATAAAGGCGGATAATGGATCAATGGTATTACAAGATTATATGTATAACCAAGGTCAAATTACGCTAAATAACAATTTCAATTTATCTATTAAAGATTTTAAAAATGATTGGAATGGCAAATTAGCCAGTAATTATATGAATATCAACAAAACGAAATCGGATTCTACTATCACTAATTATGGTGTCATCAATGCTGATAATTTAAATATTTTGAATAATAATGTTTATAATTATGGTCAACTTTTAGTTAATCAGACTTTATCTGTAGTGAACAATACCTTTGTAAATAGTTGGCAAGGTCTTATCAAATCTGATGAGGTGGATATAAATACGCGTAATTTTGAAAATCATAATGAACTCAAAGCGGGTCAATTACTGTCAGTAAATAGCAATAACCAGTTTTATAATCAAGGAAAATTATTTGCCAATAAACAGATTATTTTAAAAGGCAATGAAGTTAAAAATGACTGGAAAGGTGAAATCAAAGCCGATTTAATTTCTATGGATATCAATAAGTTGGATAATTACAATGAAATTAATGCATCAAATTCATCGGTGATTAAGGTGAAAAACGGCTATAACCAAGGGAAAATTTTGGCATCAGAAAAATTGGCAATAAAAACTGATAACTTTAAAAATGATTGGAAAGGCGAAATCAATGCTAACCAAATCGAAATTAAAGGTGGAAATATTGATAACCGAAATTTCGTAAAAGCCAATAATGATTTCAAATTAAATGTAAGTAGTTTATACAATAATGGTCAGTTACTGGCTAAAAATAAAATACAGTTAACCAGTAGAAACTTTCACAATGATTGGTTTGGTTGGATAGCATCAGAAACCATTGATTTAAATATTGATTATAATTTTAAAAATTATGGAACGTTATCTGTCAATAATTCAATCAGTATACTTGCTAACCTCATCTATAACGAAGGAAAAATAACTTCAGATGATTATATCAAGTTAACAGCTAGGACATTAACCAACGATAGCCATGGAATAATTAATGCAAAATATATTGAATCTAAATTAGCCTATATTAACAACATTGGCGTGATCAATGGTATTTTCGTTAATCAATAA